In one Portunus trituberculatus isolate SZX2019 chromosome 31, ASM1759143v1, whole genome shotgun sequence genomic region, the following are encoded:
- the LOC123511303 gene encoding uncharacterized protein LOC123511303, with the protein MFRPILFFAFVVVGLAATLATEDHVVTGKLQRSSRQSKASSEVTRLLDHSSGSKIRMVEEPSLRRRPSQHDLEHEKQVEDDLYTIRIIIIIIIVFVIILVILVMIIVAFMFQISRAADKIAANGST; encoded by the exons ATGTTCCGTCCAATTCTCTTCTTCGCATTCG tggtggtgggccTGGCCGCCACTCTGGCCACCGAGGACCATGTTGTCACGGGGAAATTGCAGCGTTCGTCACGCCAAAGTAAGGCATCGTCGGAGGTGACCAGGCTGTTGGATCATTCTAGTGGGTCAAAAATTCGTATGGTGGAGGAACCCTCACTGAGAAGAAGACCGTCGCAACATGATCTCGAACATGAAAAGCAAGTGGAGGACG ATTTGTACACGAtccgcatcatcatcatcatcatcatagtgtTCGTCATTATCCTCGTGATCCTGGTGATGATCATCGTGGCTTTCATGTTCCAGATCAGCAGAGCCGCTGATAAGATCGCCGCTAATGGCTCTACttaa